GAGGTATGTAAAAGAAGAGGGCAATAAGAGACAAGCACAGGGTTCTTCTTTTGTAGATAAAACACTTTACTGTACAGTTCCATATACATCCACAGTAATATGATTTTATAGCACATCTAGCACCAGTTCAGCATTTAGCTTCTCAGACCACTTCCATCCTAGACTTTCTTCTTACACAGGGGTACACTTACAGTCTTGGATGCTTACTTCTTATCTTCTCTTCCGTCATAGACCGATACATTTGTGGCCCTTTCTGGACACATAGACACTCACAGGAATCTGCTGTGGTCACTTTACTCTACACcaagtatctttttttttcttgttgaagcTCTTCTCCTGTATTTTTCCTAGCTTACTCTAGGATCCCAAGGTAATGAACTGATTCACACCAAACAATATTTAGTAGTCTGAGACCTCATCTGTCCCTCTACATATCACCACTCCTCGCCTGTCATTAACTACTCACTATCTCCCAGCACTAGCCAGTCAGAGGCGCACACAGTTCTCTGGCTGAACTGCGGCATCCTAATACCCAGCAGCTAGTTGATGAACTACTACACTGTTTAAACAGGCAGTGTCACCCCCTTACAGGTTGGACAATTGGGGGGGACACAGTGAGGTTAGCGAGAGAGGGATTGATGCCGAGACAGTGTTATTGGTCAAGCACTTGTTTACTAAAATAGGGAAGTCAGCCCAGAACCACCTGCCAGGCTCAGGATTGAACAGAGGGAATTTACTTTCACAATAGTAGCCCACCACCATCAATGTAGATTATCAGTCCAGAAATTATAAGTGATCAAAGAGCAGTGAAATATACTTGAAGTccatttttttcatggctgtctgATTACATTATGTTATCAACACATGAGTACAGTAACATATTTTACTCCAGAATCACTACTGTAATTTGCTGCACAGGAATCCAAGATAATACGTTTCTCATGAGACCAAAGCAAAACACTAAAATGTATTTACACATGCTGTGTTTTGTTGCTGccttttttctttgtattttcaaAAGCAATAGGACACACTTATTAAAGAAGTGTCTAAAACCACCAAAAATATGacatgtgtgaatacagcctaattaAATATTGTCTACTTTGTGTGCCATTTCTAGACAGTTCTAGATCCAGGAGGAATCCTGAATTCTACGAATGTGTAAATTCAGAGGTCACACCCCCACCGGATCAGTTAAAGTGTAACCAAacgttcagacaacttttgattttctggcagtatttatctcattaataaattttgtaatatacattattaacatattttggatcatttctgtgaaatcctgcatttttttcactctttccctttcttctgtattgagagctggtcctgcctctcattgaatgttgctgtgtatggagtacaggatTGTGTAACATGAAGAGAATGAGGTTGGGGGAGGGTCAAtacagttacagtcctatgaaaaagtttgggcacccctattaatcttaatcatttttagttctaaatattttggtatttgcaacagccatttcagtttgatatatctaataactgatggacacagtaatatttcaggattgaaatgaggtttattgtactaacagaaaatgcgcaatatgcattaaaccaaaatttgaccggtgcaaaagtatgggcacctcaacagaaaagtgacattaatatttagtagatcctccttttgcaaagataacagcctctagtcgcttcctgtagcttttaatcagttcctggatcctggataaaggtattttggacaaacaattcaagttcagttaagttagatggtcgccgagcatggacagcccgcttcaaatcatcccacagatgttcaatgatattcaggtctggggactgggatggccattccagaacattgtacttgttcctctgcatgaatgcctgaggatttggagcggtgttttggatcattgtcttgctgaaatctccatccccggcgtaacttcaacttcgtcactgattcttgaacattattctcaagaatctgctgatactgagtggaatccatgcgactctcaactttaacaatattcccgatgccggcattggccacacagccccaaagcatgatggaacctccaccaaattttacagtgggtagcatgtgtttttcttggaatgctgtttctttttggacgccatgcataacgccttttttttttataaccaaacaactcaatttttgtttccaaaatgaagctgccttgtccaaatgtgctttttcatacctcaggcaactctatttgtggcgtacgtgcagaaacggcttctttctcatcactctcccatacagcttctccttgtgcaaagtgcgctgtatagttgaccgatgcacagtgacaccatctgcagcaagatgatgctgcagctctttggaggtggtctgtggattgtccttgactgttctcaccattcttcttctctgcctttctgatatttttcttggcctgccacttctgggcttaacaagaactgtccctgtggtcttccatttccttactatgttcctcacagtggaaactgacaggttaaatctctgagacagctttttgtatccttccgctgaacaactatgttgaacaatctttgttttcagatcatttgagagttgttttgagtagcccatgatgccactcttcagaggagattcaaatagtagaacaacttgcaattggccaccttaaataccttttctcatgattggatacacctggctatgaagttcaaagctcactgaggttacaaaaccaattttgtgcttcagtaagtcagtaaaaagtagttaggagtattcaaatcaataaaatgataagggtgcccatacttttgcaccggtcaaattttggtttaatgcatattgcacattttctgttagtacaataaacctcatttcaatcctgaaatattactgtgtccatcagttattagatatatcaaactgaaatggctgttgcaaacaccaaaatatttagaactaaaaatgattaagattaataggggtgcccaaactttttcataggactgtatatctcggTCTTTATGAATACACAAACTTTTGGTGCCCTATTtggtgcttttggtgtcatatgaaaaaggAGATTCTTCTTTCACTTGACATTAAGGTACAATGCTATCAATTATTTCCAGACATATCAATGGTTGGATATACATTTAGAATCAAGATATTTTGTATCTTGTATAATAAACCATATTTGTTCAGACTATAAAATGCATCGGgccataagacgcacctaggttttaggagagaaaaataagaaaaaaaataaaataattttccccatagattggattttttttttcccatatgagggcctaatgtttgtgggacaaattgttcttgatgatgccatttattattctttataatgtactgggaagctggaaacaaaaaaaaaattcagaatggagtagtattggagaaaaaaatacaattgagagtctttcttacgggcttcgcttttacgacattcactgtgcagctaaaatgacatgtcagaagcaaaacagctgaaaaaaaaaaaggcagttcatcccatttttttcccaatatgatgttcaccctatgggaaaaatatttttctaagtttGTAGACCAAGAGTTTTTGGACACAGGTATTTGTATGTTTCAAAGTAActttctacttttacatgtattctagggaaagaagggtGATTAGAACTTTGAGGTTTATTTTTTAaaagtgttttcatttttttttttttttttactatattagtAAAGCTGCTCGggaacttgaacctgcaatcatttgatcgCAAGTCCCACAGACTGCAATACTACTATATTGCAGTCTATTGGAGATTCACTACAATTGAAATAttcctatgacaagcctgggagcctttataAGACTGCTGGCTGTCAGAGGAACATGTTCACTACCCCAATTTCTCTGTGTGGAACCGGCCTGCAATGTGAAAGGGCAGTTTTAATACTGTGCATTTCAGTCCAGAGACCCAGTAGCTGAAATGGCTGCCTTCATCTTTAAAGCCCTGGCATCCGTTGTAGCAGTACAGCGTATATCTTTGAAGGGGTTTGCATTGCTAGGACACCCTCTTCTGCCAAGTCCAGAGCCCATAACATAGCTCCACTCCTGCTGCtactggcttcctgcagcggcgAGCCCGCTCTGCCGCTCCCCCCTTCCATCACACACAGTTGGACTACAAGATGcaccccccattttcctcccaaaattGGGAGAAAACAAAAAGTGCAAACTCATGTCAGAAAAATATGGTAGATAAAATACTGTTAtaggaaagaagagaatctctccTGTAGGTTTTATAACACCTGTTTGAAGTCACCCTCCCCCACCTTCATTTTCTCTATATTTAAAACAGCCCAAAATCCATACACAGTTACAGTCAGTGAGAGGCAAAAGTAATGGATAGAATAAAAGAgatgcagaatttcacagaaaggatccaaaatttgttaataaagtatattacaatatttattaatgacacaaattctgccataaaatcaaaagttgtcagaAAGTTTAGCTATGCTTTATGACAATGTATCCCACCCTGATTTTGAGTTACATTAATGTATGAATTAAAATGTCTGTTTGGAAACAAGAAGAACAATACATATTTTTCAAGAATCGGCATCTACTACTCAGGCGTAACACTAAAAAGAAAAATTGTTTTATTCAAATTGAAAAATTATGAATTTAAAAAACCAAAAGAAAATTAAAACCCCaaaaaaatatttagagaacaatACTTGGCACaggcacaaataaccaaattATTGAATGAATGGCATCTGTCAACAGACACAGCTCTTTGTGTTTTAGGATCTCTATAAACATGCTCTGCTAAAAGATAGCTAACGGGTACACTGACATACATGTAAAGGCTCCTGCACGGAATACTAGTGTGGGCATTTAAGTCCTCTTGGCCCATCATTCTCAATAAGTAGGCTTGCCTAAGGGCCCCTTTGGTTTGGCTCAGATTTATTAAAAGCTGAATGAATATGAAAAGCAAGAGTTCCCTCAGTCAGTAAAGCTGGCTGAGCACATAACATGGAAACTGGCTTATTTTGCTAAATCTAGGAGTGTATGGCATGCTAGGCCAATCACAACTGATCAGTGAACACTCTGTTCAGTCTAGTCTTGTATGTTGTCAGTTGGATCGCTCCTACTTCTGATCCAATGATTGATCTAATGCACTGTGGTTGTTCCAAAGCTTAAAGCAgatctccaattataaaacaacttttcataaataggTAAATATAACAAACATTTTTAGTATTTAATCTTATTAAAAGAATAATGCCAACACCTCCtccattccttcactcacattcTCATCTCTGATCTTAcacaaaagtctatggagaggtatGGGGGAAGAAGTAGACTGGCCTAGTATTTGATTTATTACCTCATTCTGTACAGAGGTAGAGCATCATCATAGCACTTTGACTCTAAGTTATGAAGTGTAGCAGAACTTAACAGTTGCAGTAAGCGTGTCTTGTCCAACATCCTCCTCTccgtctcctctccatagacaccTTAGGATATTGTTCTTTTTAGAGCACTGTTAAACTGGTTGTTTGTTTTATATAaatttttggacatttttttttagagaatAGAGTGCAATTTTGTAATGTACATCCATTTATAATTTTGCTGCCAAAAAATGGTACAGCCCACAGAAAAGTCCATTGAACTGTACCCCATGTAACAAATAGCATCAGTCATGTGACCCTTGGTATTCAGTCACTACTGCCAGTTATCTCATGAATGAACAGTAgtttacagtattactacagcatctttTCTGCCAGCGTCACAttgttttctgtcttttttttattttttttattaaatagctAATGTTATTAACAAAATGACAACATCAAATAAAGACAATTATGATTAAAATAAATCTAGGGGCAGGCAGTCATGTTAGAGATGTCGGCTGAGACTGCAGCTTACTAAGTGCTAAGAGTAACATGAAGAGCAGTGTTGTGTGTGTTTGagggtcacatgactgatatATTTAGTCCCATTCAGTTAGTTCAGGAATGCATTACATAGGACCAACTGGTCTGTGGATTATGCCATTCTATAGTGTAGAGATGGGGATTGCTAACAGGTATAGAGCAGATTTGCAAACTTATGCAGGAATTTTAAGcaaatatctatcatctatctatctcaatatCTAGATTAGAAAAGAGCAAGATTTCCTATTATACAAAGAAAAAAGGGTCAATAGCAATTGAATGATATATAGCGCAAAAACAAACACCAAATCAAGCCATCCGAGAGAAAGCCACAAGTAGTGGCGATACGCATTTGGTGTGTATTTAACTTTCTACCCCTAGGTTATTTTCTTTTGACAAGTAGAGGAAAATCATTTTTCTTTTCAAAGATATAAGACAAAGTTTCCTATGTGTATCTGTACTGTTAAtttctgaaaagttttttttataattggaggtaattTTCAAGGCTATGGGCAGCATTCCAAGTGTTTAGTGGGATTATATGTCCACATACAGCACTGGATACCTTTCAGCCCAGGTGCCTGAGTGGGTGCAGAAGTTCTAACATTGCATTTCATAGACAcctttgtatacagagctctgtctggtaacagattctctttaaataaCAGAAAAGCATCATTAAAATCTTTACAACATTTTAGGTTAATATTTTCAGAAATCTATTTTACCACTCAACAGTTGTCTAAATTAACAATAAACGGTTTTTCCCATGCCAGATGTTGATGGCATATTGCTAGAATAACGAACAAAGGGTGAATGGTTTTGTATCTCCTGTACAGTTTAGTGGAGAGTGGCTCCACAAATTGAACCAATATGCCATAAAGGTTAGTCGTGAGAACACCCCATTTATAATACAAAATTTTACTCCACCAAATGCTGTTAATTTTGTCCTGAAAAAGAACAACAAGATGCTTACAGACCAGAAGATGTTCTCAGTTctgaaataaatataaaacattaaCATAAGGTGCAAAGTGCAACTTTGTTTAATAAAAGGGATTCTGAAAAATGTCAGGGCTCTGTAGGGGAGGATGATCTAGATCGTTGTTTGGAAGGAGAGTGAACGGATGTGGATTCTTCTTCTGTGTCATCTGGGGGAATAACTCTTGTAGGTGTAAGGTTACCATCTTCAGTTACTTCATCTGTGCACACAGTCATATCTTCCTGAGTTTCCATATCTGACTCTGTAGCTAATGCAGCAGCATTTGCTCTTCTGCTTCTGTTAGGTGGCTCGCTACTGCTGCTCCGTTCTTCGTGATCAAGTTTCTGATTTTTCTCTATGCTTTGACTGCGGCTTCTCTTAccatttctttcttcttctttatgaTTTTTGCTCCCCCCTTTGTTTTCACTGTATCTATCTCTGTAGTTACTGTTTCTGTCAGTTTCACTACTCGGACTCCTATCTCTGCTTCTCCTGCTATGTTTCTCTCTGTCATCTGTGCTCTGGCTTCTGTCCCTATTCTTCATATCCCTGGTCCCACTTCTACCTCTCTGATCCTTGCTCCTGTTCCTATCTTTTCTTTGATTACTACCTTTTTTATCTATACTCTGGCTTCTATCTCTATCACTGCTCAGACTTTTTTTCCTCTCATCATGCCTTTTTCCTGGACTTCTTTCTAGGCTAGAATTTTTTTCCTCTTGATCTTGTCTCCCCCTGCTAAGACTTCTTTCGCTACTTTTGCAGTCCCTCTCCTTGCTTTGACTCCTGCTTTCTCCTTCCTTGCTTGGAGTTGTGCTCTTTTTCTGTTCTGTACTAGGACTTCTGCTAGTACTATTCTTTCGCACCTTACTAGGACTCCTGCTCCTATTTTTACTCCTTTTTACTCTTTCTTCGCTATAGCTTTTACTTTGTCCCCTGGTCTTCTTGCTTATACTTCTGCTACTTTTACTCATGCTTCTGTCTTTAGTGTGACTCCTGCTATCCCTTCTACCCTTGCTAACACTTCTGCTGTGTTTCCTGTTTCCGCTGCGACTCCTGCTTCTCCGGACTCGCCGCCTGCTTCTGCTACGTGATCTGTAAATTTAGGGGAAAATGCACCATAAAACATAGATTACAACACCTGTACTACAGTATAATGaactaaaaatatatttttaactcTGTCACTAACCTTGATCTAGAGTTTGAGGTTTTGAATTTGTTGGGTAGATCGCAATGCTTAGTTAAATATTGTGATAACCATAAACAGCACTATTTTAAGGAAATGAtaaactaagggctagttcacacgtaaattacgtatggcttattttggtcctgaaaaaaacccgcttcctaattaggaagcattttttggaccttgccgcgctttttggagcgttttttgtaaacaccgcttcaaaaaacgccaggcggttttcccctcccgtaaagtgaatgagCCACAAAaaacgcatcactttttttccacctttttttttttttgcagaaaaaccacgtggaaaaaaacgtgcgtttttcgcctcccattcacatttattgctttttttcaggcggaaacgcctgaagaaaggtcatgttgcttcttttttcagctagcggtgaaaaactgctagcagaaaaaaaaaagctagcggtctacatagaccactattataATATTGAAATCcgtcctcaaaatctgcctctttgccccccgtgtgaactagtccttaataGACTCAGTGAGGTTCCTGTTGCAACCCTCTTAGTAGTGACAGTAAAGGTGGTTTAACACAATTCACTATGCGTGAAACCAAAAAATGAAAACTACAAAGAATTCATTCTGTTTTGCACTTTAAATGCTCAAGCAAGTTATGTTGTATTAAttgcaaataaatatttttatcactgaaaaataattttaaaaattcaATCACTGGAATACTTCTAGCTTtcaaatttgctgttcactccctgttactaagtGAATTCTGTCTCTAGCAGCAGAGGACTCAAAAATGGAATACCAGTAGTTGGTGAATGTGTGTCTCTTCTTTCAGATCGAGACAGCTGATGAAAGCACCTGGCTTCATGGAATTCTTTCAACTTTGTCTTAAGCAGGTAAACTGCAATGCAACAAGTATGGGTTCAATGTGTACAAGGTGACAGGGACACACTTAGGGGCAGACTTTACTGGTACATCCTCAATGAGCTGCAAAGTCTAACAGTAAGTAATGGAAAGGAAGTCTTGTACCGTATACTACTGGATGACTTCCCTTCTACGTTCACTCTCATGTATGGAAGACCAGGCATCCTCTAGAGACATTCCATTGGCCCTCTGGAAAATTTAATTCAGTTCAGCATTAAATGAGCACCTCCTTGA
This sequence is a window from Leptodactylus fuscus isolate aLepFus1 chromosome 2, aLepFus1.hap2, whole genome shotgun sequence. Protein-coding genes within it:
- the SRSF4 gene encoding serine/arginine-rich splicing factor 4, with product MSRSSAMPRIYIGRLSHRTRESDVERFFKGFGKIVEVDLKNGYGFVEFEDVRDADDAVYEMNGRDLCGERVIVEHTRAPRRGLHNGYGYRKSTSEKFGPPARTMYRLRVENLSMRCSCQDLKDFMGQVGEVTFADANHRRPNEGVIEFRSYSDMKRALERLDGKEINGRKIRLVEDRAGSWARRSSSRSRSRSNFRSRSWRSSRSKSRSRSRSRRRVRRSRSRSGNRKHSRSVSKGRRDSRSHTKDRSMSKSSRSISKKTRGQSKSYSEERVKRSKNRSRSPSKVRKNSTSRSPSTEQKKSTTPSKEGESRSQSKERDCKSSERSLSRGRQDQEEKNSSLERSPGKRHDERKKSLSSDRDRSQSIDKKGSNQRKDRNRSKDQRGRSGTRDMKNRDRSQSTDDREKHSRRSRDRSPSSETDRNSNYRDRYSENKGGSKNHKEEERNGKRSRSQSIEKNQKLDHEERSSSSEPPNRSRRANAAALATESDMETQEDMTVCTDEVTEDGNLTPTRVIPPDDTEEESTSVHSPSKQRSRSSSPTEP